The Glycine soja cultivar W05 chromosome 19, ASM419377v2, whole genome shotgun sequence genomic sequence AATTTCTATTCAATTCGCCATTGTTACTGTTATCTTCTACAGTACTAACTCTCACTCACTCTGCATTCTGTGTGAAGAATTGTCAATTGTCAGTGAAGCAGGTCAATCCTCGACAGTATGTTGCTGAAATTCCTCAGGTGCCTtctcttctttcccttttcttcCATCAATGTACTATATGTCTACATGACCATAAATCAATTCTCTCTTACACTGTTGCAGCTATCCAACCTCGACGTTTGGTTTCAGAGGCCCAAAGACATAGTAAGAAAATTGTTATCTGGAGATCTTGACCTTGGTATTGTGGGACTCGATACTTTCAGTGAACATGGCCAGGTCAGCATTTTCGCGTTAATTAATACCCACTGTTTCTTGGATGCTCCACTCGGTACCACTGATGTGGCCTAACTCACAATCTTCCtgcttcaaattttgatttgcctTGCTTCTGAGTTTAACTGCATTGCAGACTAATGTCCTAGACCCAGTGTATTCGCGACACTCAATTTTTTTGATCgtctaattttcttttgttagggTAATGATGATCTTATCATTGTCCACGAGGCTCTGGAGTATGGTGATTGCCGTTTATCCCTTGCGGTGAGTTAAAATTATGATGTTGTAAAGCTACTAGATTCTGCTCCTGTCAGTGTTTTGTACAATCAATTGTCTGGAGTTCCCTCTGTTATTTCAGATTCCCCAATATGGAAtatttgaaaatgtaaattCACTGGACGAGCTTGCAAAAATGCCTCAATGGACAGAAGAAAAGCCTCTACGAGTTGCTACTGGTTTCACCTACGTAAGTTTTAAAGTTCAACTGGTGTTTCCAACCATTTATCTATGTGCTAGAGTTTCTATTGTTAGcttttaaaaagtgaaattttgatttgaattttgGACCTACTTTTCAGCTGGGGCCTAAATTTATGAAAGAGAATGGACTTAAGCATGtgacattttcaactgctgatGGAGCACTGGAGGCAGCTCCTGCGGTGAGAgatattgtttgttttattagaaGTTGCTCATTTAAATTTTCTGATTATCAAGCATATAATTGACCATTCTGTGTTATGACAagatctttgttttcttttttttgctgcTGCCAGTATGGTTGGGGTTTGGGATGATCTTGCTTGCTATAGTTGTTTATAGATAAAATATATCTTTGTTCTATAGCTTCATATACTAGTCATAGTTAAACGTTGTTTTTATCCAAAAATTCATAGATAAATATTCTATGAATGCCTAGGGGCTGAAATTGATGATGTTCAAATTTGACATATAGGATAAAAGACTGTTTAACTGCAGATACATTATATTTGGCTAATTGTTGCTAGATACATTGTTTTGCATTCAGTGGACTAAACTTGTATATTTCTTGAATGTTccctaaaaatatgtttttctgatGCCTAAGATTGTTAGATCTATATGCTTTTGTTGTTTACCATCTACGCATTGTCATTGTTAAGGTATGTGTGCCTTGGTGATCAGCATTTATTAAAGTGTCCAGTTTTGATGACAGCATTACTTTGTAAAGTAAAGAATGAGGATATGAGTGATGTCACTGCTTGCCCAACCAGATTGTTTTTCTGCAAATTCTGTTGcaggagaatgaaaaagattttaaaaattctgCAATGCTTTTACTGAATTGTGAAGtttgaccaaaataaaaatttctgaTTGGCTTTTGTTAAACTTTAGGTGTTTGTGTTGTGTGTGTTTATGTTTTATGCTATGGGGAGAAGTTGTGAGATGTAAACTGTGGTTAACTACTGGGCCAAAGGTCTGTTGGCATTACACTCTGCTTTTAGTGAAATGACAAAACAAACTTGAGAGTTCTTTATGTGGCAACATCTATTACTGTGATTTTCGGTTAGGATTTTACAAATTTCATGGTGCAACCTGCAAACTTTTTTTGTAGAAATTATATTCCCTTCCCAGACATAAACTTTCCCATTTTATTCCTTTGCATATGATTCTCAGGTCTTTGCACCTGAATTGAAGTATTGATTGCTGCTTGTTCATTTTAGAGATGCTGCGGCCATATATGCTGGATGCCTGGATGTGATATTTATGATTTATCTAAGtaattgtttcttttctctttttagatGGGGATAGCCGATGCTATCTTGGACCTTGTAAGTAGTGGAACCACACTGAGAGAAAACAACTTGAAGGAAATCAAAGGTGGAGTTGTTTTGGAAAGCCAGGTTATCAATTGTTAACTTTTCTGACCTTGACTATCATGATTTGTTggtttttcaattaaataaaaaaatagtaggcATGGGAAACCTGCTCTGTATCATGCATTGTGGGGTTCTGTCTCACTCTGACAATTGAATGCTCTTCAGGCTGTCTTTATTACAAGCAGGAAATCAGTGATCCAACGGAAAGGAGTACTTGAAACAACACATGAGATGCTTGAGAGATTGGAAGCACATCTCAGGGCCATTGGGCAGTTCACGGTGCATAGTTTATAATTTCCACTCCCCCCTAACTCCACCAGTGTCTGCCTTTATTTTAATTCCATTTTCTAATGCTAGACTTGACAGGTTACTGCAAACATGAGGGGAAGCAGTGCAGAGGAAGTGGCTGAGAGAATACTGAGTCAACCATCATTAATGGGTTTGCAGGTGTGATTTGAAATGAAATATTTGCTAACCTGGCTTTCCTAAACAACGTTTTCCTTTCATCATTTGTTTTCTGCATTAGCAAAATCTGATGTATTGTAATTATGACATCCTTTGATACAACTCTCCCAATTATAAGCACACTTGATTGCCTGTCTGCAGGGACCCACTGTAAGTCCTGTTTTCTGCAAGCGTGATGGGAAGGTAACAGCAGACTATTATGCCATAGTCATATGTGTGCCTCAGAAGGCACTATACAAGTCTATACAACAACTGAGAGCGGTGAGTTTCTGAAACTAATGTCAAAGTTGTTTTTCGATTTAGTATCATTTATTGAACTGGTGAAGATACTTGTGAGCTTGTGCGGGAAACATAGAAGGAAAATTACGAGATGAAGGTGGAATAGGTTATGGTGGTGGTTTGAATGAGCAGAGTGCAGACATTACAGTTGTAATACTCTCGCTCtggataaattattattagtctATATAAGTCCCGTTGTCGCTGGCTAGCTGTGAACTGATTTTCACTAGAAAATTCTTGAAATCCCTTCAAAGCTTCTGCTTATCATGTGGCATTATATTTGAGCTAAATGCAATGCTTTCTATTTTGACTGGCGTATCAAAAACTATATTTCTTATTCGTCTATGAATATGATTCTCATACTTGGTTTCCTGTTGACTACACTCGCATGATGCAGATTGGAGGCAGTGGAGTTCTTATATCACCCTTGACCTATATTTTTGATGAAGAAACTCCAAGATGGCGTCAGCTCCTATCTAAACTTGGGCTATAGCCATTTATGATCAATCAATGGAGTCATTAGGGGATGTTTCGTTTTTCAGATACTGTCGAAGTAGATGAGCATTAAATCTATGGTGAAAGCTGCAAAAGCCAAGTACACCAAAATGGAGGACGTAGATAACTGAAATTGCATTTTTAGCTCATTATTCATAGAGGAACTCCTATTTCCACATCGCTTTATAGATTGAAATTTTTGTAGAAAGCCTGTATCTTTTTCCTTTCGTTCTCTTCATAACACTGGTAATCGCTAGAGAAGTGACTATGTTCCTGGTCCTTTCCGCGGGGATTGCTATTTAAGttgaaattttaaactttattgtagattttattttatttgtgacCTTAATGAGTTGCCCATGTACAATATACAAGTCCACCTTCATGGTGTTTGAAAGGGTGAGTAATCTGCATCAGCGATGACAAGAGAAATGGCTGGTGGCCAGGTAAGACTTTCACAACTCGAAGTGGAAGAAGTCCATACACGGCACCATGTATGCACGTAATAGTTTAATTCCTACAGTATCATACTTAGAATAATTTCTACCGTATTTCTTTCTGGTATGATTATGAAGTCGCAAGTGAAAGGATTATTTTATCCCAAAGTGGAATTATACATTGGGTACTGTTGATTACTCCAAAATAAGAGAGTTTTTATGGTACCCAAAAAATTGGAGGGATTTTGGTATTGTTATTCTCTTaaccaataaaattattatgtcaTTTGTCTtctcattaattaaataattttatgttttttccccAAAAGCTAcaactattttaattaaaaatctgattaaatataaattagaatgaTTGTTTCGCtcaagaaaaatagaattttgattttgtattaATATCACTGAAGGAGATTAGGATTCATACTTTTAAACTTGtgtttaatcaaatttttataacttaaaatagttgtaattttaattttttttttaaaattaatcaaggactaatttaaaaaaacaaaaaattctttaacTAATCAGAGGATAAATACCATGATAATTTTAttggtttaaaaaataacagtaacaaaaacaatttctaattaactgataaaatacaaaattttagacTAATAATACATGAAAAGTTAAAATCTTGACTAAACGctcattcacaattttattaatcaatcttatttcttaaattttttatattaaaagttttagaCATTTAcaatatacaattttaatttatatgatatgattattaatcaaataaattttattttactttatctgTATTTACGATATTCATAAGCGTTTAGTGAATTTTCTGGAAGCATGGAGTGACAATGGGAAAGCAAAACATTCGTCACCGCTTGCGATTCCTTCACGTGGGGAGGTCCTATAAAGTGCAAACTCACTTGAATTGAATGTAGACGCCATTCTGCACCGAGATTCATTCTTCACCAAAACTTCGCAAAGAAACACTACACATCCATGGCAACTGCGTAAGACACTTCTTCATTCATTATCGCTAGTGAATTATTCATGAATTATGATCTGcagttagtttttaatttgaaatcggTTCCTCTTCTTCGTTATTTAGTGGCGTGCAAGAAGTTCGTGTTCCCCCTCTAACTTCCACCTCTGAGCCACCTTCTCTCTTTGACGGAACCACCAGGTGCTtcgtttttttctttcatcccGTTTTTATTTCcgatgtatatttttttttaattttaaattttttggattttcttttaGGTTGTACATCAGTTATATTTGTCCCTATGCGCAGCGTGTTTGGATCACTCGGAACTATAAGGTTGTTTCTGTGTTCTGTGTTCTgtcttattccttttttttttaaatgacctATTCAGTATTcaccttaatttttatttttatttatccattatttaatatataagtgAACCCTTGATTTGTCCTTCCCCTAAAATGTCATCAAGATAATtccaaaaaatcattaaattaatttctcaaatatgaaaaaataccACCATGTATCTGAATTTTTCAAGGGGACATATTTTTTGGAGGACTAATATTGTGATGTTTGTGATATTAATTTGGTGACTAAGATTGTCCAATGCGATGATTGGTGCAACTTTAGATGATAGGTCGTTGTTTTTCATTACTGATGATCGATTTGGTTATACTGCAGGGACTACAAGACAAGATCAAACTGGTTCCTATTGACCTACAAAACAGGCCTGCTTGGTATAAGGAGAAAGTCTACCCTGAAAACAAGGTGTTTAACTTGCTGATTGaggaaaataaattagtttatgatCATGTAATTGATCATAACTTTCTTCTTATGTTATAGGTGCCATCATTGGAGCACAATGGAAAGGTCTTGGGTGAAAGTCTCGATTTGGTCAAATACATAGATGACAACTTTGAAGGGCCGTCTCTAGTTCCCAGTGTAAGAACTGCACATTCTTCCtcacatttctatttttttttcagtggTGGTGTTTTCAgaagaggttttttttttttttccaggatCCTGCCAAGAAAGAGTTTGGTGAGGAGTTGATTTCCCATGTTGATACATTCACCAAAGAGCTGTATTCTGCATTGAAAGGAGATCCAATACATCAAGCCGGTAAGGTTTTAGGTTTATAGATGGAGGAAAGTGGTGTTCGAGTAGTTATGGAATTAACTTTCAGAATTGGTGATTTTAATCAGGTCCTGCCTTTGATTACTTAGAGAATGCTCTTGGTAAATTTGGTGATGGGCCATTCTTTCTTGGTCAATTCAGCTGGGTAAGTTGAAATCAAGAGCCTTGAAAATGTTCCGTTTGAATTAACTCTATTATCTATCCACCTGCAAGAAATTATGTAAGATGAATGATAATACCCATGAGTCCATGACTATAGTTTTTTTCTCATATGATGAGTTGTTAATGCTTGTGATGATCAGGTGGATATTGCTTATGTTCCATTTGTTGAAAGATTCCAGCTCGTCTTTGCTGATGTGTTCAAGCATGATATAACTGAAGGAAGACCTAAACTTGCAACATGGATTGAGGTAAATTAGAAGCAGTtctatgtaaattattttctgGTTCGAAGAAATTATACtgctttatattcttttatgtaATGAATTGATTGCGAATCATAACCATCAATATGAACACAGAGAACTCCATATGCTATGTGCAACAAGTGGAAACCGAATGGTCCGTTGAATGTGATCTTTCATGCCTTTGATAAGGGACTTGACTACTAAATGCTTGGTTACTGAAGATATATTCATTTGCGAACGTATGTTTCTTTTGCAGGAAGTGAACAAGATTAGTGCTTATACACAGACAAGAGCTGATCCAAAGGAAATCGTTGATCTTTTCAAGAAACGTTTTTTGGTACTGTAAACAACATTCACATACCTCACAAGATTGAGTTTGCATGATTGTCATTGATTTCTGCAATTCTACGTATTCTCTTTGCCACTATGTTGAACTTCTACACTTTTACTTTGCAGGCTCAACAGTGAAAATTTGGTTGCAGTGGGTATCCTCTAAGTTGTAGATTGTTGTCAATAAAGTGTTGTGTGTTTATCGGATGCTTCTTTAGTCACATGTTGTTTTGTCACTTTGTCTGCTAGAGCTGCAAATAATTTGATTTCAGGGTCGGTGATGTTTATGTACCAGCTTGTCTGATGTCAGACTAATAAAATGATGCTTGTGTATCGGCTTTTAATACTGAGTGGCATGGTATTATCAATATCCTATGATTATTACATACATGTATGTATATGCAATCTCGAGTAGTAATAAATTAATCGTCGTTTTATACCTCTGCCATGGTAACGATGATGAATTCTGTCATATTGCGATTTTATTTAGTAATATATGAATTTCCATCTAATATCACAACATAATAAGTATTAAAGAAAGACTACAGGGAGGACGATGGTTGAACTGATGGAGAAGTCTTTGTCTTTATTATCCAGAAATATGTATAAATTACATCAAATGAATATAAAGGgcaaaatttaaatgtaatatCATAAGATGTATTTGGAAGTCAAGTTTTGAAAAGTGAAGggaaagacaatttttttcactatttccagtaaatattttgtaatttaaaatattttaaaataaaagaaaaatgatagagTAAATTTAATgccgtaattttttttaacattacataattcttattttaaatataaaaaattatcttctcttccttttttttcaaaactgaatttaaaagtatttaaaatataaattttaattaaaaatttaaattatacctGAAAAACTTATGTGATTAAAGttgatattaatatttaacaaaaataaaaattcaattttcattaAAGAGTAATTTCAAAAACAACTAGATAACATCATTTTAAGTTTTACGCTTGTAGTAATGCCAAAATAATCATGAGATTAAGGATACTATTGTTATCACAATTCTGAGTATCAGAAGCGTCCACATGCAAAGATTCACCTCACGTTCAAATTGGGCTACAACAAAGATACGTCatgtgtattttctttttttttttggataagctACTTCATGTGTAATTACCCTTTCGGCTGTAAAATGCAAATTGCATAGCCAATCTGATGGCTAAATCATCCCATGACATCATATTATGCAGACCGACTTGGTTGAAAAAGCTATATTTTCAGAGCTTAATTAACTATACAAAATGACTAGCATAAAGAAGTAAAGGCAGTGACATTGCCAAGATAGAAGAAGGCACATGAATTATGAATCCTGCAATTTgctcttaaataaaaatttcgTGAAAAAAAAGTGGAACTACTTTCTTAGCTCCAAACAGAAATGGGAGCAGTTTTGAGTACCAGAACTAGAACAGAATtccacaagtttttttttttccttttcaagtgTGTGTTCTGAACTGAAAGAACACCACCAAAGGACAATGATATTAACATCTATAAACCTATATCTTGAAGTTGAGAAGACCATTAaataatatacttgaatttttgTCCAGATTATGTTGTATATATCCACCAAACATTGAGCTCCAAATCATTGCCCCCTCCTGTTTCTAGGAGGCGTACCAGGAGCGTGACGAGAGCTTTGGCCTGTGTGTTGTGTATTGGGGTCATATCTT encodes the following:
- the LOC114399988 gene encoding glutathione S-transferase L3 isoform X1, coding for MATAGVQEVRVPPLTSTSEPPSLFDGTTRLYISYICPYAQRVWITRNYKGLQDKIKLVPIDLQNRPAWYKEKVYPENKVPSLEHNGKVLGESLDLVKYIDDNFEGPSLVPSDPAKKEFGEELISHVDTFTKELYSALKGDPIHQAGPAFDYLENALGKFGDGPFFLGQFSWVDIAYVPFVERFQLVFADVFKHDITEGRPKLATWIEEVNKISAYTQTRADPKEIVDLFKKRFLAQQ
- the LOC114399988 gene encoding glutathione S-transferase L3 isoform X2, which gives rise to MATAGVQEVRVPPLTSTSEPPSLFDGTTRLYISYICPYAQRVWITRNYKGLQDKIKLVPIDLQNRPAWYKEKVYPENKVPSLEHNGKVLGESLDLVKYIDDNFEGPSLVPSDPAKKEFGEELISHVDTFTKELYSALKGDPIHQAGPAFDYLENALGKFGDGPFFLGQFSWVDIAYVPFVERFQLVFADVFKHDITEGRPKLATWIERTPYAMCNKWKPNGPLNVIFHAFDKGLDY
- the LOC114399987 gene encoding ATP phosphoribosyltransferase 2, chloroplastic-like, producing MLTTMNLPLHTSVWVKSRRSWCCYASLSQPDRKEIRLGLPSKGRMSADTLQLLQNCQLSVKQVNPRQYVAEIPQLSNLDVWFQRPKDIVRKLLSGDLDLGIVGLDTFSEHGQGNDDLIIVHEALEYGDCRLSLAIPQYGIFENVNSLDELAKMPQWTEEKPLRVATGFTYLGPKFMKENGLKHVTFSTADGALEAAPAMGIADAILDLVSSGTTLRENNLKEIKGGVVLESQAVFITSRKSVIQRKGVLETTHEMLERLEAHLRAIGQFTVTANMRGSSAEEVAERILSQPSLMGLQGPTVSPVFCKRDGKVTADYYAIVICVPQKALYKSIQQLRAIGGSGVLISPLTYIFDEETPRWRQLLSKLGL